The DNA region AAAATTAGGGTAATATATTGTACAATAAGATTAGGTAATGAAGATACGGGATATAAAAATAACCTCTTCCAAGACCATCGACTTCGAAAAGCAAACATAGTTTGTAATGTATAAGCTACTGGAAAACAAATCAAAAAATTAAGAATTTGAGAAAGTTTGTAGTTTATTCCAATAATGTAAAATAAAAATAGGGTCATGCTGTACCCTAAAAGAGTATTGACCCCACCTACTATTAAAAATCGAAAAAACTCTCTATCGAGCAATTGACTTATTCTTTTGGTACAAGTCATTAAAATCTTTTTCATTGCTATTTACTCCTAAATTAGACTCATCTACAATATATATGGGCCTTGCCTTAACTTCCATGTAGATTTTGCCGATATATTCTCCTACAATTCCTAAAGATATTAATATGATTCCACACATAATAAGAATCAAGGATACAATAGTTGGAAATCCAGGTAAATCTACACCATATATTATTGTTCGTAGAAAGAGGTATAAAACATAGAAAAAACCACAAAGCGAAGCAGTCCCACCAAAGAAAAAGGATATTTTTAAGGGCATTGTAGTAAAAGATACAATTCCATCTATTGCATAAGAGAAGGATTTTTTAAACGACCACTTTGTAGTACCAGCAACTCGATTGACATTTTCATGATCAAACCATTTGATTTTGAACCCAACCCAACTAAAAATACCCTTTGAGAAGCGATTGTACTCTGGCATATTTAATATAGCATTTACTACTTTTCTCTTCAAAACGCGAAAGTCTTGTGCTCCATCTACAATATCTACCTGGAATAGATGGTGGATAAGGCGATAAAATTGCCTTGCACAATGACTGTAAAATCTTTTTTCTCCACTTCGATCGATCCTTCGAGCTGCTGCAATATCATATCCTTCTTCTAAAGCATGTACCATATTAATGATGGCTTCTGGAGGATGTTGCAAATCTGCATCTAAAAGTCCAATATAATCTCCTGCAGCGTAGATAAATCCAGCATAAATAGCTGCTTCTTTACCAAAATTTCGAGAAAAGGATAGGTACTTGACTCGAGGATCAATCATAGCAAATCTTTGTATATAAGATAAAGTATGATCTGTACTCCCATCATCAATAAAAAGGAGTTCTGCTGAGTAATTACTTAAAACATCTAAAACTGGACAAATCGCCTCATATAAAAGCTTTATAGACCCTTCTTCATTAAAACAAGGTATAATAAGACTTAATTTCAATAAAATCACTCACTTTTTTTGGATAACTACGTATTTTTCCATAATATTAGGATTCTTCCCAAAAGAAGGTGATTTATAACAGCACATAAACATAACGACCAAGAAAATACGAGGAGCATCAACACAAAGAACGTGAGATTTTATATTAATATTACCTTATATAAGCTATATACTTTAATACAAAATCCCACCTATTTATATAATCTTCTTGTCTATTTGCTTGCTTTTTTTAAAGAAGATATTAATGTCGCTATCCGTATGCTCCATAATGCCAAATATTGTTTTCTTATGATATATCTCATATAAAAACTTGAAAATAATCTGTTTTTCTTTACAAATGATTGGTTGTCAATTGATCTATCAAATGGTATATTATATAAAATATATAGAAACATTAATGAGTAGAATATTATAAAATATATCAATTAATACTAATAATGAAAATTCAATCGGCGCTGGATGTGATATCTTAAAGGATTGGTCCTGTGCAGAAAAATATGACGTACAAGGAGATAATATGAAAAGAGAAATAAATGTATTTGATTATTCTGAATTGATTATGAAGGCACTTGAGGAAGGTATACTGATAACTACAAAAGTTGAAGACAAAGTAAATTTGATGTCGGTTTCATGGGGAATGTTCGGAATTGAATGGGGTGTGCCTATATTTACAATCTTTGTGAGAGAGAACAGATTTACGAGAACTCAACTGGACACAAATGGAGAATTTACAGTTAATATTCCCATTGGAGATTATGATAAGAAAATTATTAGTTATTGTGGTTCCAGAACAGGAAAAGATATTGATAAAGCAAAAGATTTAAAACTCAATCTAAATCAAAGTGAGATTATCAGTGTTCCGGGAATTAAACAATTGCCGTTAACATTAGAGTGTGATGTAATATATAAGCAATTTCAAGATAAAGATTCTTTGCCAGAAGAGATTAAAAATAAGATGTATCCAGAAGATGTTGATAGTTCAAATCCAGGAGCAAACAAAGATTGTCATATTGCATATTATGGAGAAATTGTAAAAGCATATATTATTGAAGAATAGGAAGTAAACGAGTGTATCAAGTAAAGTTCATGAAAAGGGCACTTTAACGAGGAGTGCCCTTAATAATAAACTTCATAGTCTTTTTCTTCATGGGAATTGAGATTTTACTTCTATACTTTGGATTTCAAGTATTGGAACCTTCATTCCACAAAATCTTAGGGCTTTGGCTACTGTTCATCTTTAATTAAATGCATGTTCTGACAAGTCATATAGCTTAGTGGACATTATAATCAATAAATCTTTTAATTCGATATTTTCAATCCATTCTTTTGGCAAAGCGCTAATACCATAAGTTGCACCAAGTATATTACCGCAAATTGCTCCTGTTGAATCACTATCACCATCATGATTTACAGACATAATAAGGGCTTTCTTAATATCTGTATTTTTTAATGCACAATATAAAGCGACAGCTAAAGCTTCCTCTGCAACCCATCCTTCCCCTAATTTCTTAATTGCTTGTTCGGCATTCTCATTACTTTCTGCAAGCTTTATAGATTGTTCTATAGCAT from Alkalibaculum bacchi includes:
- a CDS encoding glycosyltransferase family 2 protein, with product MILLKLSLIIPCFNEEGSIKLLYEAICPVLDVLSNYSAELLFIDDGSTDHTLSYIQRFAMIDPRVKYLSFSRNFGKEAAIYAGFIYAAGDYIGLLDADLQHPPEAIINMVHALEEGYDIAAARRIDRSGEKRFYSHCARQFYRLIHHLFQVDIVDGAQDFRVLKRKVVNAILNMPEYNRFSKGIFSWVGFKIKWFDHENVNRVAGTTKWSFKKSFSYAIDGIVSFTTMPLKISFFFGGTASLCGFFYVLYLFLRTIIYGVDLPGFPTIVSLILIMCGIILISLGIVGEYIGKIYMEVKARPIYIVDESNLGVNSNEKDFNDLYQKNKSIAR
- a CDS encoding BrxA family protein — translated: MICKEKQIIFKFLYEIYHKKTIFGIMEHTDSDINIFFKKSKQIDKKII
- a CDS encoding flavin reductase family protein; protein product: MKREINVFDYSELIMKALEEGILITTKVEDKVNLMSVSWGMFGIEWGVPIFTIFVRENRFTRTQLDTNGEFTVNIPIGDYDKKIISYCGSRTGKDIDKAKDLKLNLNQSEIISVPGIKQLPLTLECDVIYKQFQDKDSLPEEIKNKMYPEDVDSSNPGANKDCHIAYYGEIVKAYIIEE